The following are encoded together in the Lathyrus oleraceus cultivar Zhongwan6 chromosome 3, CAAS_Psat_ZW6_1.0, whole genome shotgun sequence genome:
- the LOC127125962 gene encoding thioredoxin H-type 1 codes for MAEVISIHSVEDWKKYIEKENTSDKLIVVDFTASWCGPCRFMAPTFAELAKEKPHIIFLKVDVDELKTLAEEWGIRAMPTFLFFKEGKEVDRLVGANKVELQKITTKHGESSSVSA; via the exons ATGGCAGAAGTGATCAGTATTCACAGCGTGGAGGATTGGAAGAAATATATCGAGAAGGAGAATACCTCCGATAAACTG ATTGTTGTAGATTTCACTGCTTCTTGGTGTGGTCCATGCCGTTTCATGGCGCCAACTTTTGCAGAGCTTGCAAAAGAGAAGCCACATATCATCTTCCTCAAGGTTGACGTTGATGAATTGAAG ACTCTTGCTGAAGAGTGGGGAATTAGAGCTATGCCAACATTCTTGTTCTTCAAAGAAGGAAAGGAAGTGGACAGACTTGTGGGTGCTAACAAGGTTGAGCTGCAAAAGATAACAACCAAGCATGGAGAGTCTTCGAGTGTTTCTGCTTGA